In Daphnia magna isolate NIES linkage group LG6, ASM2063170v1.1, whole genome shotgun sequence, the following are encoded in one genomic region:
- the LOC116924485 gene encoding uncharacterized protein LOC116924485 isoform X1 — MFRPENTPEMKTLWKNGAKNGLRSIVKYVLSVAYSDTRRFSYDEEGKISLNFGHEKITPNTVVVWGGISSHPKASLCRGTGRFDSSTYTNILQQHIIPLAKKDPSKTTGFLSIGAEMPWTL; from the exons ATGTTTCGACCTGAAAATACCCcagaaatgaaaacattatGGAAAAATGGTGCTAAAAATGGTTTGAGAAGTATAGTCAAGTATGTTCTATCAGTGGCTTACAGCGATACTCGACGTTTCAG TTACGACGAGGAAGGAAAGATATCTCTCAACTTTGGCCATGAGAAAATAACACCAAACACTGTAGTTGTTTGGGGTGGTATATCTTCACACCCAAAGGCTTCTTTGTGCCGAGGAACTGGCAGATTTGATTCATCGACATACACCAACATTCTACAACAACACATCATACCGTTGGCCAAGAAGGACCCATCAAAAACAACTG GTTTCCTGTCCATAGGAGCAGAAATGCCATGGACTTTATAG
- the LOC116924485 gene encoding uncharacterized protein LOC116924485 isoform X2, whose protein sequence is MFRPENTPEMKTLWKNGAKNGLRSIVKYVLSVAYSDTRRFSYDEEGKISLNFGHEKITPNTVVVWGGISSHPKASLCRGTGRFDSSTYTNILQQHIIPLAKKDPSKTTGLVHD, encoded by the exons ATGTTTCGACCTGAAAATACCCcagaaatgaaaacattatGGAAAAATGGTGCTAAAAATGGTTTGAGAAGTATAGTCAAGTATGTTCTATCAGTGGCTTACAGCGATACTCGACGTTTCAG TTACGACGAGGAAGGAAAGATATCTCTCAACTTTGGCCATGAGAAAATAACACCAAACACTGTAGTTGTTTGGGGTGGTATATCTTCACACCCAAAGGCTTCTTTGTGCCGAGGAACTGGCAGATTTGATTCATCGACATACACCAACATTCTACAACAACACATCATACCGTTGGCCAAGAAGGACCCATCAAAAACAACTGGTTTGGTTCATGACTA G